The following are encoded together in the Gasterosteus aculeatus chromosome 7, fGasAcu3.hap1.1, whole genome shotgun sequence genome:
- the msna gene encoding moesin a isoform X2 yields MPKTISVRVTTMDAELEFAIQPNTTGKQLFDQVVKTIGLREVWYFGLQYQDTKGFSTWLKLNKKVTAQDVRKESPLLFKFRAKFFPEDVTEELIQDATQRLFFLQVKEGILNDDIYCPPETAVLLASYAVQAKYADYNKDVNAPGYLSGEQLLPQRVLDQHKLNKDQWEERIQVWHEEHKSMMREESMMEYLKIAQDLEMYGVNYFNIKNKKGTELFLGVDALGLNIYEQNDKMTPKIGFPWSEIRNISFNDKKFVIKPIDKKAPDFVFYAPRLRINKRILALCMGNHELYIRRRKPDTIEVQQMKAQAREEKNHKKMERALLENEKRKREVAEKEKEKIECEKEELMARLKQIEEQTKKAQQELEEQTQRALELELERKRAQEEAERLEADLKGAEDAKQALLQQSESQMKNQEHLATELADLTSKISLLEDAKKKKEEEAVQWQEKATTVQEDLEKTKEELRNKVMVAHVQEPLNEHDENDESSAEASAEFASDVTFKDRSEEERMTEAEKNERLQKHLLALSSELANARDESKKTVNDMIHAENMKAGRDKYKTLRQIRSGNTKQRIDEFECM; encoded by the exons ATAAGTGTAAGAGTCACCACGATGGATGCTGAACTGGAATTTGCCATTCAGCCAAATACAACAGGAAAGCAGCTCTTTGACCAG GTGGTTAAGACCATCGGGCTGAGAGAGGTTTGGTACTTTGGACTCCAATACCAGGATACAAAGGGTTTCTCCACATGGCTCAAGCTCAACAAGAAG GTGACAGCCCAGGATGTGAGGAAGGAAAGCCCGCTGCTGTTTAAGTTCCGCGCCAAGTTCTTCCCGGAGGATGTGACCGAGGAGTTAATCCAGGACGCCACGCAGCGGCTGTTCTTCCTGCAGGTGAAGGAGGGAATCTTAAACGACGACATCTACTGCCCTCCGGAGACGGCGGTCCTCCTGGCCTCCTACGCCGTGCAGGCCAAGTATGCCGACTACAACAAGGACGTCAACGCGCCAGGCTATCTGTCCGGTGAACAGCTGCTCCCTCAGAG AGTTCTGGACCAGCACAAACTCAACAAGGACCAGTGGGAGGAGAGGATCCAAGTGTGGCACGAAGAACACAAGAGCATGATGAG AGAGGAGTCCATGATGGAGTATTTGAAGATCGCTCAAGATCTGGAAATGTACGGAGTCAATTACTTCAACATCAAGAACAAGAAAGGAACAGAGCTGTTTTTGGGAGTGGACGCTCTGGGGCTCAACATCTATGAGCAAAATGACAA AATGACTCCCAAAATTGGATTCCCTTGGAGTGAAATCCGGAACATTTCCTTTAATGACAAGAAGTTTGTCATAAAGCCAATTGACAAGAAAGCCCCC GACTTTGTGTTCTACGCTCCGAGACTGCGCATCAACAAGCGTATTCTGGCTCTTTGCATGGGTAACCACGAGCTGTACATCCGCCGCCGCAAACCCGACACCATCGAAGTGCAGCAGATGAAGGCTCAGGCTCGGGAGGAGAAGAATCACAAGAAGATGGAGAG AGCTCTGTTGGAGAAcgaaaagaggaaaagggaagttgcagaaaaagagaaggagaagattgAATGCGAAAAGGAAGAATTAATGGCGAGGTTAAAGCAGATCGAGGAGCAGACGAAAAAAGCCCAACAAG agctggaggagcagacgcAGAGGGCTCTGGAGttggagctggagaggaagagagctcAGGAGGAGGCTGAGCGTCTGGAGGCTGACCTGAAGGGAGCTGAGGACGCCAAGCAGGCGCTGCTGCAGCAGTCAGAGAGCCAGATGAAGAACCAAGAACACCTG GCGACCGAGTTGGCTGATTTGACTTCCAAGATTTCCCTTCTGGAGGatgcgaagaagaagaaggaggaggaagcagtgCAGTGGCAGGAGAAG GCCACCACGGTGCAGGAGGACCTGGAGAAGACCAAAGAGGAGCTCCGAAACAAGGTGATGGTGGCTCACGTCCAGGAGCCGCTCAACGAGCACGATGAGAACGACGAGAGCAGCGCCGAGGCCAGCGCCGAGTTTGCGTCGGACGTCACGTTCAAGGACCGCAGCGAGGAGGAGCGCATGACCGAGGCGGAGAAGAACGAGCGCCTGCAGAAACATCTACTC GCGTTGAGCTCCGAGTTGGCCAACGCTCGTGACGAGAGCAAGAAAACGGTGAACGACATGATCCATGCGGAGAACATGAAGGCGGGACGAGATAAGTACAAGACCCTGAGACAGATCCGGTCAGGAAACACCAAACAGCGCATTGACGAGTTTGAGTGCATGTGA
- the msna gene encoding moesin a isoform X1 — protein MPKTISVRVTTMDAELEFAIQPNTTGKQLFDQVVKTIGLREVWYFGLQYQDTKGFSTWLKLNKKVTAQDVRKESPLLFKFRAKFFPEDVTEELIQDATQRLFFLQVKEGILNDDIYCPPETAVLLASYAVQAKYADYNKDVNAPGYLSGEQLLPQRVLDQHKLNKDQWEERIQVWHEEHKSMMREESMMEYLKIAQDLEMYGVNYFNIKNKKGTELFLGVDALGLNIYEQNDKMTPKIGFPWSEIRNISFNDKKFVIKPIDKKAPDFVFYAPRLRINKRILALCMGNHELYIRRRKPDTIEVQQMKAQAREEKNHKKMERALLENEKRKREVAEKEKEKIECEKEELMARLKQIEEQTKKAQQELEEQTQRALELELERKRAQEEAERLEADLKGAEDAKQALLQQSESQMKNQEHLVSQPNSMIAPMLQISLSRKTNGKTSFQATELADLTSKISLLEDAKKKKEEEAVQWQEKATTVQEDLEKTKEELRNKVMVAHVQEPLNEHDENDESSAEASAEFASDVTFKDRSEEERMTEAEKNERLQKHLLALSSELANARDESKKTVNDMIHAENMKAGRDKYKTLRQIRSGNTKQRIDEFECM, from the exons ATAAGTGTAAGAGTCACCACGATGGATGCTGAACTGGAATTTGCCATTCAGCCAAATACAACAGGAAAGCAGCTCTTTGACCAG GTGGTTAAGACCATCGGGCTGAGAGAGGTTTGGTACTTTGGACTCCAATACCAGGATACAAAGGGTTTCTCCACATGGCTCAAGCTCAACAAGAAG GTGACAGCCCAGGATGTGAGGAAGGAAAGCCCGCTGCTGTTTAAGTTCCGCGCCAAGTTCTTCCCGGAGGATGTGACCGAGGAGTTAATCCAGGACGCCACGCAGCGGCTGTTCTTCCTGCAGGTGAAGGAGGGAATCTTAAACGACGACATCTACTGCCCTCCGGAGACGGCGGTCCTCCTGGCCTCCTACGCCGTGCAGGCCAAGTATGCCGACTACAACAAGGACGTCAACGCGCCAGGCTATCTGTCCGGTGAACAGCTGCTCCCTCAGAG AGTTCTGGACCAGCACAAACTCAACAAGGACCAGTGGGAGGAGAGGATCCAAGTGTGGCACGAAGAACACAAGAGCATGATGAG AGAGGAGTCCATGATGGAGTATTTGAAGATCGCTCAAGATCTGGAAATGTACGGAGTCAATTACTTCAACATCAAGAACAAGAAAGGAACAGAGCTGTTTTTGGGAGTGGACGCTCTGGGGCTCAACATCTATGAGCAAAATGACAA AATGACTCCCAAAATTGGATTCCCTTGGAGTGAAATCCGGAACATTTCCTTTAATGACAAGAAGTTTGTCATAAAGCCAATTGACAAGAAAGCCCCC GACTTTGTGTTCTACGCTCCGAGACTGCGCATCAACAAGCGTATTCTGGCTCTTTGCATGGGTAACCACGAGCTGTACATCCGCCGCCGCAAACCCGACACCATCGAAGTGCAGCAGATGAAGGCTCAGGCTCGGGAGGAGAAGAATCACAAGAAGATGGAGAG AGCTCTGTTGGAGAAcgaaaagaggaaaagggaagttgcagaaaaagagaaggagaagattgAATGCGAAAAGGAAGAATTAATGGCGAGGTTAAAGCAGATCGAGGAGCAGACGAAAAAAGCCCAACAAG agctggaggagcagacgcAGAGGGCTCTGGAGttggagctggagaggaagagagctcAGGAGGAGGCTGAGCGTCTGGAGGCTGACCTGAAGGGAGCTGAGGACGCCAAGCAGGCGCTGCTGCAGCAGTCAGAGAGCCAGATGAAGAACCAAGAACACCTGGTCAGTCAACCCAACTCAATGATTGCTCCAATGCTTCAAATATCATTATCAAGAAAAACTAATGGGAAAACTTCCTTTCAGGCGACCGAGTTGGCTGATTTGACTTCCAAGATTTCCCTTCTGGAGGatgcgaagaagaagaaggaggaggaagcagtgCAGTGGCAGGAGAAG GCCACCACGGTGCAGGAGGACCTGGAGAAGACCAAAGAGGAGCTCCGAAACAAGGTGATGGTGGCTCACGTCCAGGAGCCGCTCAACGAGCACGATGAGAACGACGAGAGCAGCGCCGAGGCCAGCGCCGAGTTTGCGTCGGACGTCACGTTCAAGGACCGCAGCGAGGAGGAGCGCATGACCGAGGCGGAGAAGAACGAGCGCCTGCAGAAACATCTACTC GCGTTGAGCTCCGAGTTGGCCAACGCTCGTGACGAGAGCAAGAAAACGGTGAACGACATGATCCATGCGGAGAACATGAAGGCGGGACGAGATAAGTACAAGACCCTGAGACAGATCCGGTCAGGAAACACCAAACAGCGCATTGACGAGTTTGAGTGCATGTGA